TGCCTCAATTGGACTATGGCATTTACTCGGTTCCAGTCTGGATCTCGATCTCCCTTCTTTGAAGGGCAGGACTTAAGGCAACCGCAGAAAATGCCGCGACCCCCCACCCGATAAAAACAAGTTCGTCGCGTACCGTGACGTCAGAATGGGTGTGAATTGTGAAGGAGATCACATGCGTTACCAAATCAGCGGAAAACAGATCGACATCGGCGCGGCCTTGCAGACACACGTGCAAACCGAGCTGGGCGAGGTTGTGGGCAAATATGCTCAGCGGCCGACAGATGCCAACGTCGTCTTTTCCCGTTCAGCGCATGAATATGTATGCGAGACAACGGTGCACCTGTCCACGGGCCTGACAGCCCAGGCCAAGGCGCACGCTACCGAGATTTACGCAGCGTTTGAGGCATGCTGCGACAAGATGGAAACCCAATTGCGCCGCTATAAGCGCCGCCTGAAGGACCACCACAAGGACCGGGCAGAGCCGGTTGAACTCTTTGGTGCGTCCTCTTATATCCTCGCCTCTGACGAATCGGACACGGCGGACGAGCCCGAATCGCTGCAGCCCATGATTGTGGCTGAGATGGAGACGAAAATTCCGTCTCTGAGCGTTGGGGAAGCCGTGATGCAAATGGAACTTGCTGGCGCTCCGGTGCTGGTGTTCAGGAATGAGAACAAGGATGGATTGAACGTTGTCTACCGTCGCGACGACGGTAACATCGGCTGGATCGATCCGTAACAGGCAAGAAAACGGGGCCGCACCCGCACATGCGGGTGCCGTGCCATGGAGCGTGATCATGGAGCTTTCGAGCATACTCAAGCCCGAGGCAGTGCGTGTACTTTCGGCCGCTTCCAGCAAGAAGCGGTTGTTTCAGGAAATCGGCGACGTTGCCGCCGCGACCCAGGGCCTTGATGCCCAGGCGGTTGTCGACTCTCTGCTTGAGCGCGAAAGCCTTGGGCCAACCGGAGTTGGACATGGCGTCGCGCTGCCCCACGCGCGACTGTCTGAACTTGAGGCGGTTTCAGGCGTCTTCGTCATGCTGGAAAAACCGATCGATTTCGGTTCGGTTGATCGTCAGCCGGTGGATATTGCCTTTGCGCTGTTCGCGCCTGAAGAGGCGGGTGTGGATCACCTCAAAGCGCTGGCTTTGGTGTCGCGTACGCTGCGGGATACCTCGGTCTGCACCAAACTTCGGGCGAACCCCGATCCGGTTAAGCTCTATGCAATTTTGACCGAAGCTCAATCCATGCAAGCTGCATGATGGAATAAAAAAAGCCCCCAAAATTCGGGGGCTTTTTGCAAAATCTCTGAACTGGATCAGCCGCCGGTTCCCATTTCCAGCGTCCACCAGATTTTTCCACCATTTTCCTGATGCCAGGCGAACCCCATCTGGGTTGCCTTCGGGTCCATGATCACAGCGCGCGGTCCGGGTTCTTGCATCCAGGCCGCCAGTGTCTCGGTCTCGGTCTCGTAGGTTTCGGAAATCGCTTCGCCCAGGAATGTACCAAAATATCCGACCCGCGCGGCACGATCGATTGGGGACGACCCATCCGACCCAAAGTGCCAAGGGCGGTTCTGGCGTGCCATATCCTTTGAGTGAGTCGCAGCGGCCGCGTTCAACTGAGAGTTCAATTGCACAGATTGCAAGCCCTGAGCCTGACGCAAGGCATTGACCGAATCAAGCATTCGGAATTGCAGTTTTTCGGGATTGCCGCGGATTTTGTAGACCGTGGGCAAGGGGCGGCCATCCGCACCAATAGTGGTGGGCTGGGTGCTTGTACATGCCGCAAGCGCGACAAAGCAAATCAACAGTAAAGAAACGATACGCGTCATGATCGACCTGATAATTGTGTTGTCACCCGGCATAGCGTGCCTGACTGCGCTGAGCAAACGTACATTCGTCTATACTCGCGTGATTCTGCCGGTTTGGTTTGCGACTGAAGCATTCTCGCAATAGAATGGACCAGATTTCAGAGCTTACTAGAACACAGGACCCGTTCGTCATGGTCAAAAAGCGTATTCTGTCACCCACGCGCCGGGTGTTTCTGTCCGGTGTAACCGCCTCGCTGGCGACACCGGCGCTGGCGCAATATATTCCAGGCGACCCGCTGCGCCCTGCACCCGAGCCCGAACCGCCCGTGCGCCGGAATGTGTCAGGGTTTCGTGCTCTGGACTGGCAGCCCTATTTCTCGAACACGAGGAACGGAGCAATTTTGGTCGATACAGTGTCACGCGCGCTGCATTATTGGTCAGATGATCAATCTACATACAAACTCTACCCCTCTTCGGTGCCTTTGACCGAAGAGATGACCCGTCGCGGGCGCACCAGCGTGATCCGCAAAGTTGAAGGCCCCAGTTGGTCGCCGACACCGTCGATGAAGAGAAGAAATCCGGAATGGCCCGACTATATCCCGCCGGGGCCAGATAACCCTCTGGGAACGCACGCTTTATATCTGGGCTGGAAATATTATCGCATTCACGGCACCCACGATACGCGCAA
The genomic region above belongs to Ruegeria sp. HKCCD4315 and contains:
- the hpf gene encoding ribosome hibernation-promoting factor, HPF/YfiA family, producing MRYQISGKQIDIGAALQTHVQTELGEVVGKYAQRPTDANVVFSRSAHEYVCETTVHLSTGLTAQAKAHATEIYAAFEACCDKMETQLRRYKRRLKDHHKDRAEPVELFGASSYILASDESDTADEPESLQPMIVAEMETKIPSLSVGEAVMQMELAGAPVLVFRNENKDGLNVVYRRDDGNIGWIDP
- a CDS encoding CAP domain-containing protein, with the protein product MTRIVSLLLICFVALAACTSTQPTTIGADGRPLPTVYKIRGNPEKLQFRMLDSVNALRQAQGLQSVQLNSQLNAAAATHSKDMARQNRPWHFGSDGSSPIDRAARVGYFGTFLGEAISETYETETETLAAWMQEPGPRAVIMDPKATQMGFAWHQENGGKIWWTLEMGTGG
- a CDS encoding PTS sugar transporter subunit IIA — its product is MELSSILKPEAVRVLSAASSKKRLFQEIGDVAAATQGLDAQAVVDSLLERESLGPTGVGHGVALPHARLSELEAVSGVFVMLEKPIDFGSVDRQPVDIAFALFAPEEAGVDHLKALALVSRTLRDTSVCTKLRANPDPVKLYAILTEAQSMQAA
- a CDS encoding L,D-transpeptidase family protein, giving the protein MVKKRILSPTRRVFLSGVTASLATPALAQYIPGDPLRPAPEPEPPVRRNVSGFRALDWQPYFSNTRNGAILVDTVSRALHYWSDDQSTYKLYPSSVPLTEEMTRRGRTSVIRKVEGPSWSPTPSMKRRNPEWPDYIPPGPDNPLGTHALYLGWKYYRIHGTHDTRKIGRRSSNGCIGLFNDDIAELFSMAKVGTQVLLI